CGAGACGCAGTGCCGCGAAAAAATTAGCCATACTTGCCAAAGCGCATAACACGCAGCTCATCCATACCTCTGATTCGTGGTTTAACCCCTATCTATGGTATGTCAAAAATCGGTTAAAAATACCTGCTGTTTCACACGTCCGGAACCTCCTTACGCCGACACAGGTGCGAAAATATAAGTTCAATCGGATGGACAGTATTATCGCCATCTCGGAGCAGAGTAGAATTCCGCTAATTCAAGCAGGAATTGATGTTCAAAAGACTGATGTCGTGTGTAATTGTGTTGATTTATCGGTCTTTCAACCTGCCTTTGGACCCACACACCCGGAGGAATATGTCATCGGTATCGTGGGTAGGATTGAACCCTTTAAACGTCAAAAGATGTTTGTTGAAATAGCTGCCAAGGTCGCTACGCAATGCAAAAAGGTCAGGTTCCATATTATTGGTGCTGCATTGGATACACCTGAGCATCGCGTCTATGAACAGAAAGTTCGTCAATTAGTAGCCAAACATCAGTTGCAAGAGGTCGTCCATTTCGCGGGGCATCGTACCGATATGCCCAAGGCAATGCAGAAGCTTGACCTCCTCGTAACCCTTTCAGCGGGAAGTGTCATCGCCGAGGCGATGGCGACTGGTAAACCCGTTGTTGGTACGCCGATCGGCAGTACTGTTGAGATGATTGTTCATGGGGTAACAGGATACGTTGTACCCTTAGACCCGATAGACGGTATCGCAAACCAGATTATTAAACTTGCTGGTGATTCGCCGCAAAGCGTGCGTATCGGTCAAGCCGCGAGAAAATATGCTGAGGAAACATTTAGCGTTGAAATGCATGTTCAAAAAGTACAGGACATTTATGAGAAATTGTTAAATAAGGGTTGAATTTTTTAACGGATTGGTGTATAATAGCAGTATCATTTCGCTTGGAGGAGTGGAACAATGCTCACGCAAGAACAGTGTGATTTTTACGACGAAAACGGCTATATCGGTGTTGAAGCAGTACTAACGACGGAAGAAGTCGTCGATCTCCAACGAGTTACCGATGAATTCGTTGAGAAATCAAGAGAAGTGACCGAACATACTGACATCTTTGATCTGGAACCCGGGCATACCGCCGCGAACCCACGCGTGCGGCGTATCAAAAGCCCCGCGCTTTACCACACCGTCTACGACCAAACCTTACGGCACCCCAAGATACTGGATATCGTGGAACAACTTATCGGATCCGGCGTTCGGTATAACGGGCATAAATTGAATATGAAATATCCAGAATTCGGAAGCCCGGTCGAATGGCATCAGGATTGGGCGTTTTATCCCCACACCAATGACGATCTGCTCGCAGTTGGGATCGTCATTGACGATATGACTGTGGAGAACGGCGCGCTGATGATAATTCCAGGGTCTCATAAGGGACCGACTTTAGATCATCACCAAGATGGTGCTTTTATCGGGGCAGTGACAGATCCTGATTTCACGCCAGAAGATGCTGTGCCTGTTGAGTTGAAGGCAGGTGGGATTACAATCCATCATGTTCGGGCGTTACACGGTTCTGCCCCGAATACCTCTGACAAACCGCGACGCTTACTGCTCTTCCAGTATTGCGCGGTAGATGCCTGGCCCCTGAAGGGAATTCCAGATTGGGATACTTTCAACGACTTCATTATTCGTGGCGAATCGACAAATCAACCCCGTATGGTAGCTGCACCCGTGCGTATGCCGGAACCGTACGCGGAACTAAAAGGCTCTATCTACGAAGTTCAATCTTTACTTGAAAACCCACTTTACACGAACAAGTAGTAGCGGGTTTCATAGCGAGAAATTTTTGTGCTTTGCCGATAGCCCTTCTAAAATAGTTGGGTTGTTTGTAGAACAAGTCTCGTTAGATATACCCTTCACATGAAGAAAAATGGCGAGGTATCAAAACCTCGCCATATATTATATAAGGTTAGTTAGGTGTAAGCCTTGTAGTAGATAGTGATCATATACTACTTATTCAGTCCAAGTTTACGAATGTGGTACGTCCCTTTCTGAGCTTTTATATTTTCTACACTCGCCTCAAAGCCTGTGTCTTTGACCGCCTCAATTAACGCTGCTTTTACGCGTGCAGACATTGCATCGTTAACACCATGCACAGGATCTGCTCCTGGGAGTGCCCGAACCGTAACCTTA
The Candidatus Poribacteria bacterium genome window above contains:
- a CDS encoding glycosyltransferase family 4 protein; the protein is MIPILYLSHCGSSIGGGEKQLAYLVTNIDRTCYHPLVVCPDDGVFAEHLRRAGISTVILELPPWRKARSVVARRSAAKKLAILAKAHNTQLIHTSDSWFNPYLWYVKNRLKIPAVSHVRNLLTPTQVRKYKFNRMDSIIAISEQSRIPLIQAGIDVQKTDVVCNCVDLSVFQPAFGPTHPEEYVIGIVGRIEPFKRQKMFVEIAAKVATQCKKVRFHIIGAALDTPEHRVYEQKVRQLVAKHQLQEVVHFAGHRTDMPKAMQKLDLLVTLSAGSVIAEAMATGKPVVGTPIGSTVEMIVHGVTGYVVPLDPIDGIANQIIKLAGDSPQSVRIGQAARKYAEETFSVEMHVQKVQDIYEKLLNKG
- a CDS encoding phytanoyl-CoA dioxygenase family protein gives rise to the protein MLTQEQCDFYDENGYIGVEAVLTTEEVVDLQRVTDEFVEKSREVTEHTDIFDLEPGHTAANPRVRRIKSPALYHTVYDQTLRHPKILDIVEQLIGSGVRYNGHKLNMKYPEFGSPVEWHQDWAFYPHTNDDLLAVGIVIDDMTVENGALMIIPGSHKGPTLDHHQDGAFIGAVTDPDFTPEDAVPVELKAGGITIHHVRALHGSAPNTSDKPRRLLLFQYCAVDAWPLKGIPDWDTFNDFIIRGESTNQPRMVAAPVRMPEPYAELKGSIYEVQSLLENPLYTNK